The Rosa rugosa chromosome 1, drRosRugo1.1, whole genome shotgun sequence genomic sequence TAGCATAAGACCTTGCTGCTCCCATCACCTCAAAACCCTGGAACACATTCACAACCCCAAGCACCACACAAGCATATCCAACAAAATGGTGGTAAGACTTCCAGTACTTCCTGAATTTGGTCGTAGTCTTCGGCCGGAACAACAGCGCCAGAGTCTGAAGCCCTCCCAAGCAGAATGCAGCGAACCCTAGCTTCCTGTGCAGACTATATTGTACACCAGGTGACATATCACCAAGCTTGACCCCAATAGCAAACCCTACCGTCCCTAACACAAAACCAAACAGTTGGATCGCAGCGTGGACGTAGAACCACGTGGGACCGAGTGATTGGACGTGTCGAAGGTAGCGAGCTGTCACTGCTCCGATGGGTAACATTATCCCCCAAGAAACAGCATTAATGATGCCATGGGCTGATCTGAGGGTCAGAATGTTAGTGTGGCGTGTGGCGGTTGAGCCTGACCTGACGTCAAAGGTTGTTATGGAGGAGAGGTCGTTTTGGTTAGTTGGGTGTACGGTTGGGGAGTAGCCTTGGACGTAGAGCCCGCGGTTCCACACGTGGTGGAGCTTTGTCTTGTTTGGCGTGAGCTTCAATGTGGCGTAGATTTGGACTGCGGCGCCATCATGGACGGTGGCTAGTTTTCCGCCGTATAGGGTGGCAGAGGAGGAAATGAGGTGGATGTCGAGTGGGCGGGAGAGGAGAGGGGTACGTTGGAGTTTGACTGTTGGGTCTATGATGTAAGGTAGTAGGACTATTTGGCCCGTGTTAGGGTCAGGAAAGGCAATTAGGGCACGCGTAC encodes the following:
- the LOC133743782 gene encoding cytochrome b561 and DOMON domain-containing protein At2g04850 is translated as MLFLFCLFFLFSLPNVTFCAHCTTTTPTRTFDKCITLPTQQASIAWTYHSHNSTLDLVFFGTFISPSGWVGWGINPTSAEMTGTRALIAFPDPNTGQIVLLPYIIDPTVKLQRTPLLSRPLDIHLISSSATLYGGKLATVHDGAAVQIYATLKLTPNKTKLHHVWNRGLYVQGYSPTVHPTNQNDLSSITTFDVRSGSTATRHTNILTLRSAHGIINAVSWGIMLPIGAVTARYLRHVQSLGPTWFYVHAAIQLFGFVLGTVGFAIGVKLGDMSPGVQYSLHRKLGFAAFCLGGLQTLALLFRPKTTTKFRKYWKSYHHFVGYACVVLGVVNVFQGFEVMGAARSYAKLAYCLGLSTLLGVCIALEVNSWVVFCRKSKEEKLRREGLIGGSDKGSGIFHN